In Mastacembelus armatus chromosome 5, fMasArm1.2, whole genome shotgun sequence, a single genomic region encodes these proteins:
- the ipo9 gene encoding importin-9 translates to MSAAGSARPGSAAGPVQQGLKEALIETLTAILSPVQEVRAAAEEQIKVLEVTEEFGVHLAELTVDPQGALAIRQLASVILKQYVETHWCSQSEKFRPPETTDQAKAAIRELLPSGLRESISKVRSSVAYAVSAIAHWDWPEAWPQLFTLLMEMLVSGDVNAVHGAMRVLTEFTREVTDTQMPLVAPVILPEMYKIFTMAEVYSIRTRSRAVEIFTTCANLICAIEELEKGAAKALIFPVVQQFTEAFVQALQMPDGPSSDSGLKMEVLKAVTALVKNFPKPMVSSMQQILPIVWNTLTESAAFYVRTEVNYTEEVDDPIDSDGEVLGFENLVFSIFEFVHTLLENNKFKSTVKKALPELIYYIILYMQITEDQIKVWTANPQQFVEDEDDDTFSYSVRISAQDLLLAVAAEFQNESAAALAAAATRHLQEAEQARNSGNEHWWKIHEACMLALGSVKTIITENVKNGRIQFDMHGFLASVILADLNLAAASPFLLGRALWAASRFTAAMSPELIQQFLQATVSGLHDSQPPSVRISAVRAIWGYCDQLKLSESTHVLQPFLPSVLEGLVQLAAQFSSEVLTLVMETLCIVCTVDPAFTTSAENKICPLTIAIFLKYNNDPVVASLAQDIFKELAQIEGCQGPMQMRLIPTLVSIMQAPPDKIPSGLCATSMDILTTVVRNTKPPLSEMLVCQAFPVVAQCTLRTDDNTIMQNGGECLRAYVSVALEQIAQWRDEQGNSGLWYVMKVVNQLLDPRTSEFTAAFVGRLVSTLISRAGTELGEQLDQILRAILSKMQQAETLSVMQSLIMVFAHLVHSQLDPLLEFLCSLPGPTGKPALEFVMTEWMSRQHLFYGQYEGKVSTVALCKLLQHGLNTDDKRLQDIVVKGEELYNPDDGIRTRSKSAKNPERWTNIPLLVKIFKLIINELSTVVEANASRANAADWSQDSSGMWEEQEDEEGEDDEEEEDEGLAGQLLSDLIASNKYDDDYYEDDEEDDPDALKDPIYQIDLQAYLTDFLTQFAQQPCYSMFSGHLNNAERQTLQSIGL, encoded by the exons AGTTTGGCGTTCACCTTGCAGAACTGACAGTTGACCCTCAGGGAGCACTGGCCATCCGGCAG ttaGCATCAGTCATCCTGAAACAGTATGTGGAGACTCACTGGTGTTCCCAATCAGAGAAGTTCAGGCCTCCTGAAACCACAGATCAG GCTAAAGCAGCCATTAGAGAGCTTCTGCCAAGTGGTCTACGGGAGTCGATTAGCAAAGTCCGTTCCAGTGTCGCATATGCTGTATCTGCCATCGCCCACTGGGACTGGCCAGAGGCCTGGCCACAGCTCTTCACCCTTTTGATGGAGATGCTGGTCAGTGGTGATGTCAATGCTGTGCATGGAGCTATGAGGGTCCTAACAG AGTTTACTCGGGAGGTGACAGATACACAGATGCCACTGGTGGCTCCAGTCATCCTACCTGAAATGTACAAGATTTTCACCATGGCTGAG GTTTACAGTATTCGTACTCGTTCTAGAGCAGTGGAAATATTCACCACTTGTGCCAACCTCATCTGTGCTATTGAAGAACTTGAAAAG ggtgcAGCCAAAGCACTGATCTTCCCTGTGGTGCAGCAGTTCACAGAGGCATTTGTGCAGGCTCTGCAGATGCCTGATGGCCCCTCTTCTGATAGCGGCCTCAAGATGGAAGTCCTCAAG GCAGTAACAGCACTGGTGAAGAATTTCCCCAAACCCATGGTGTCCTCCATGCAGCAGATTTTACCCATTGTGTGGAACACGCTGACTGAAAGTGCAGCTTT TTATGTAAGAACAGAAGTAAACTACACAGAAGAAGTGGATGATCCCATAGATTCCGATG GGGAAGTTCTGGGTTTTGAGAATCTGGTGTTCAGCATCTTTGAGTTTGTGCACACACTGCTGGAGAACAACAAGTTTAAAAGCACAGTGAAGAAAGCCCTCCCTGAACTCATCTACTACATCATCCTGTACATGCAGATCACAGAGGACCAG atcAAAGTGTGGACGGCTAACCCGCAGCAGTTTgttgaggatgaggatgatgacaCTTTCTCCTACTCAGTCAGGATCTCTGCTCAGGACCTGCTTTTG GCTGTTGCTGCAGAGTTTCAAAATGAGAGCGCAGCAgcactggcagcagcagcaacaagacaCCTTCAGGAGGCAGAGCAGGCCAGAAACAGTGGTAATGAGCACTG GTGGAAGATCCATGAGGCCTGTATGTTGGCCCTCGGTTCAGTCAAAACCATCATCACAGAGAATGTGAAAAACGGTCGTATCCAGTTCGACATGCATGGTTTCCTGGCCAGTGTTATCCTCGCTGATCTCAACCTGGcag CGGCGTCTCCATTCCTCCTTGGCAGGGCTCTGTGGGCGGCCAGTCGCTTCACAGCAGCCATGTCTCCTGAGCTCATCCAGCAGTTCCTCCAGGCCACTGTCAGCGGGCTTCATGACAGCCAGCCACCCTCGGTCCGCATCTCAGCGGTCAGGGCCATCTGGGG GTATTGTGATCAGCTCAAGCTGTCAGAGAGCACCCATGTCCTGCAGCCCTTCCTCCCCAGCGTCTTGGAGGGACTGGTCCAGCTGGCTGCCCAGTTCAGCTCAGAGGTGCTAACCCTCGTCATGGAGACACTATGCATCGTCTGTACCGTCGACCCGGCCTTCACCACCAGTGCTGAGAACAAGATCTGCCCCCTCACAATCGCTATTTTCCTTAAATATAACAATG ACCCTGTGGTGGCGTCTCTGGCTCAGGACATCTTTAAGGAACTGGCACAGATCGAAGGCTGCCAGGGCCCCATGCAGATGCGTCTCATCCCAACGCTGGTCAGCATCATGCAGGCCCCCCCTGACAAGATCCCCTCTGGACTCTGTGCT ACGTCTATGGACATCCTAACCACAGTTGTGCGCAACACGAAACCCCCTCTGTCAGAGATGCTGGTGTGCCAGGCATTCCCTGTGGTGGCACAGTGCACATTAAGGACCGATGACAACACAATAATGCAG AACGGCGGTGAGTGTCTGCGGGCGTATGTCTCTGTTGCTCTCGAGCAGATTGCCCAGTGGAGGGATGAGCAGGGGAACAGCGGCCTCTGGTACGTCATGAAGGTGGTCAACCAGCTGCTGGACCCCCGGACCTCAGAGTTCACAGCTGCCTTCGTGGGCAGGTTGGTGTCCACTCTGATCTCCCGGGCAGGAACCGAGCTTGGGGAACAACTGGACCAGATCCTCAGAGCGATTCTGAGCAAGATGCAACAGGCGGAGACACTGAGCGTCATGCAG TCTCTGATCATGGTGTTTGCCCACCTGGTTCACTCCCAGCTGGATCCTCTCTTGGAGTTCTTGTGCAGTCTGCCTGGGCCGACAGGGAAACCTGCCCTGGAGTTTGTCATGACAGAGTGGATGAGTAGACAGCACCTCTTCTATGGACAGTACGAGGGTAAAGTCAG CACAGTGGCACTCTGTAAGCTGCTGCAGCATGGTCTCAACACGGATGACAAACGTCTGCAGGACATTGTGGTAAAAGGAGAAGAGTTATACAACCCTGACGATGGCATCCGCACACGATCTAAATCTGCCAAGA ACCCTGAGCGGTGGACCAACATTCCTTTGCTAGTGAAGATCTTTAAATTGATCATCAATGAGTTGTCGACAGTAGTGGAGGCAAATGCCAGCAGGGCGAATGCAGCAGActggagtcaag attccAGTGGTATGTGGGAGGAACAAGAGGATGAAGAGggtgaggatgatgaggaggaggaggatgaaggacTGGCAGGGCAGCTGCTTTCTGATCTTATTGCCTCAAACAAATACG ATGATGATTATTATGAGGACGATGAGGAGGACGATCCAGATGCCTTGAAAGACCCTATATATCAGATTGATCTGCAG